AAGACAAAAAACAGCAAAAGCGCTTAGAAGCTGAACTTAGGCAAAAGCTGTCACCAATAAGAAAAGTCCAAATTAAGCTAGAAAAAGAACAGCAAAAGGCAAATGATCGCTTAGGTGAGCTAGAGCAGATGCTGGCCGATGCCAGCCTCTACGACGCCGATAATAAGGCAAAGCTCACCAAGGTACTCAATGAACGAACAACGTTGACTCAAGGGTTAGAAGAGAGTGAGATGGAGTGGCTTGAGGTTCAAGAGGAGATTGAAAAAATTGAACAAAGTGTTCGTTCTGCACTCTGAGTATATAGGGTAAGATATAAAACAAAGGGGCCTTGAGTCCCTTTTTTAATGGATGAAGATATGACCTTTTTAAACAACTTAGACTTGAGTTTGTGGCAAGACTGCGACGACATTTATCGTAAACACCAACAGCTGTGTCTGAGTTTTCAGGATGAACATCAGGTCAATGTTAACTTGTTATTGCTTGCGCTTTGGCTAGATAGCCAAGAGAAAATGCTGTCCGCCACACAATGGCAAACACTACAACAAGACACACTTAAGTGGGAAGAGAAGGTACTTCTGCCCTATAGAAAACTACGTCGTCTGAGTAAGTCTTGCTTAAGCGACACCGAATACCAACAAATGCTCGAGGTAGAGCTGATGCTGGAGCGTAAGTCTCAAAGACTTATATTGCACGCCTTAAACCAGCTAGCATGGCAAGGTGACAGCAGTAACTTATCCAGCTATTTAGCCCTGTTTAACCTCTGCAGCGAGCACTACCCATGTTTAACCTCTGCAGCGAGCACTACCCATGTTTAACTATATAGTTAGATAGTTAAACATAAAAAATGCCAGTCTCAACGACTGGCATTTTTAGTTTACTTAAGCCTTAGTCAGACTTAGAAAACCAATTCTACGCCGGCAAAGTAGCCTTTGAATTGCATATCGGCTGTCACACCATCAAAGCCATTGACATCAAACTTAAAGTCACGGTAACCGGCACGGATGCGATAATCCACAGCGGCACCATCAAAGTTCCAACCAAGACCGATTGAATAATCGTACACATTTGACTCATCTACGCCCATCATCACATCAGCAAAACCATACAAGCCTAAACCTGGAATACCAACCTGGGCATCGACATAACCCATCACGATACCGCTATCGATATCTTTTGACTCTGGGTGGCCTGCATCAGATACTCTGAATTCACCGTGCATAACTTTATAAGCCGCACCAATATCTAACGCGACAATATCGTTATCTAGAATTTCGTAATAAAGTACAAAGTCAGTATTACTCAAGTCTGTTGTCGCATTAACATCGCCAATAAAGCGATTATCGTTAAAGCTAAAGTCAGCACCAGACATGCTGCCTTTACCTTCCAAACGGTTTTCACGGATCTTAACATTAGGAACTAATGGGATTGGATGCTCAATCGCAAGCCAAACGCTACCTTGAGAATCGTCTTTGTAGTTAAACTCTTGCTGTGGCTGGCCTCTTTCAGCAAAAGTACCGCTGGTATCAGCTTGCCAATAATCGCCACCCACTTTAAAACCAACAACAGAAGCAGCATGAGCAGAAGTGCCTACCAAAGAGCCTAATAGTGCACACGCCAATAATGTCTTTTTCATAGTTAACCCTGAGTCAATAAGTTAGTTAAATCGATAACCGCTGCATTTGCGCGGGAGATATAGTTCGCCATCACTAACGAGTGATTAGCGACAACCCCAAAGCCCGAACCATTAAGGATCAATGGGCTCCAAACGGATTGTTGTGTTTCTTCAAGTTCGCGAATGATTTGACGCAAACTCACTTGAGCATTCTTTTTCTTTAGCACATCAGCAAAATCAACTTCTATGGCTTTCATGAAGTTAAGCAGTGCCCATGTCGCCCCGCGAGTCTCATAGAAAACATCATCTATTTTCCACCAGCTGGTTTTTATCTCTTGCGCCACATAACCAGGTGTAGACTGACTTGCTGAACTGTCACCCGATAAGTCGGTATTTAGCCTTTCTTGACCCACACTAGCTGAAAGTCGTTGCGACATACTGCCTAAGCGCTTTTGGATCTCTTTCAACCATTCATTGAGGTTGTCAGCGCGAGCATAAAACTGTGCATCAGGATTCTCAGTCGCAATCATGCGACCACGGTATAATTTCAACAGCTTAACCGCATCACGATACTCGCTTTCAGCACTGGGGACCAACCAACTGGTGTGCTCAATGTTCAGCTTTGAATGCGCTGCTAGCAGATCTTTATCGGCCGTTGATTGCGACTGGGAACGACTAAATTCCTTTCGCATAATAAGCGCCAAATCACGAGCCTGTTCTATTGCACCAAACTCAAATGCCGGCATGTTATCCATTAGGATCGATGGTGGCGTAACATCATTCGATAGCCAGCCGCCAGGCTTATCCAGCAAGGCCTCAACGGTCAATATAAGCGACGTCGTCGTGGCATAACCGGTGACTTGGCGTCCATTATCTTGCTGGTAAACCTCTTGCTCGATAACATCCGGTTCAATACTCCACCAAACCGCCATAAGGTAGCCAATAAAAAAGATTACCGCTGCGATTCCGACGCCTTTTTTCCATGTCATTTGCATTAGCTTTATTCCTTAATGATGATGGTGGTGCTCAGACTCTACTAAGCTTGCCTGCTTTTTAACTGGCAACGAAATCAGTTGCTGCTTGCCATCTGAGAACGTTAGGGTTAAATCCACTTTACTCTCTTCAGCTAAAGGTGTAGTCAGCCCCAATAACATGATGTGATTACCTGATTCCGACAGTACTAGGCTGCCATGAGAGTCTATGTCAATGCCGTCAACTTGGCGCATTTTTATCATGCCGTCTTCATCAACAAGAGTGTGCAGCTGTGCCTCTTTTGCAAAAGGGGCTTCAACTGCAATAAGTCGTGTGGCAGGGCCATGATTTTCTAAGGTGATATAAGCAGCGGTATTGGGCACACTTGGCGGCATTGCACGCACATAACCGTCAACCAGCATTACTTGCGCAAAAGCCGTAAATGAAAAGCAGCTAAGCAGCGTAAGGTTAAACAGTTGTTTGAATATTTGCTTCAATGTCTTAAACTCCATTTTAAAACCCAATTCGCAACATGAGGACATAACGAATGAGTACGATTCAGGTTAAGGACGATAACGGGGTACGCATTATTACGTTTAATCGTCCAGACAAGCGCAATGCGCTCAACCTTCAAATGTATACACGGTTAACAGAATACCTTATCCAAGGCGAATCAGACAATGAAATTCGAGCCTTTATGTTCCGTGGCCAAGCTGAATGTTTTACTTCAGGTAATGATGTTGCTGACTTTTTAAAAAATAGTAACTTAGGTGTAGACCATCCCGCTTTTAGGTTCCTATTTTGTCTACTCGACTTAAAAAAACCTGTCGTCGCTGCCGTTACCGGATCCGCTGTTGGTATCGGGACAACCTTGTTACTGCATTGCGATTTAGTCTATGCCGATGCTAGCGCGAAATTCCAATTGCCCTTCGTAAGGCTAGCCTTGGTGCCAGAAGCTGGCGCAAGCATGTTATTACCGCAGATAGTTGGCCCAGTGAAAGCGGCAGAGTTAATTATGTTGGGCGAGAGCTTTAACGCGGCAGCTGCACATTCGTACGGGCTCATCAATGACGTTATTGACTCTGATGACATTTTTCAGTTTGCGTTGCATAAAGCCAAGCTTTTGGCACAGCAACCCCCCATCTCTTTGCAGGCGACTAAACGGCTAATGCGTTATAACAGGGAAGAGGTAAGAACTCAGATGAAGAAAGAACTCGCGGAATTTGCGACTAGGCTTGCAAGTGATGAAGCAAAATCTCGTTTCGCGGCATTTTTAAAAAAATAGTTGCCATCTAACTAGGCGAACAATTTCAGAAGGCAGGCTTGCTTATGTCGGTATCGATTTTAGCAAGCATACCTTATTGAATAACATACTAACTCGCTGAGTGAACGATGAGTATTACTCGTCGCACCGTTTATTTGATCACTGCTGGCACTATCAGCCTCTTGGCACTTAAACATCTGCATTAGCATTAGCATGGCTTTTCCCATTTAGGTAATACCAAAGCAAGTACAAAGTAGATAACTAAGCCCATTGCCGGATTACAAAAAACAGCCAGTGCGCATACCACACGAGTCCATAAGCATGACCAGTCAAACTTATCTGCCATTGCCGCAGCAACACCACAAACCAATGATGAAGGATCTTTTAATCTATTAATAAAATCAGCCATTTGAAACTCCCTTTAACTTCAGATTTAAATTTTTAAATCCAATCTTTTAAACTTAGTCTTTCAATTTATGCCACTGTAGCGAGCAAACAATACAAGCAAACATCGCTAAACTAACCACCGGCAGTAATAACAAACCAACAAACTGAGCAATAAACCACATAATTAATCCTCAATTAGTGCGCTTGTTACTAATGGCTTTTCAACCTTTTCAGCTGTTAGTTTGGCAGCTTTCAAATCTTCATCACTGCTTAGTTCGAACATCATTTCTGACATTTGTGATTGAATAGAAAGACTCAATTCTGTTTGTGCTTTACTGACCATGTCTTGCATTTGTGCGCTAATGTTTTGCTCCAAACTGTTCGCCACTTCAGTGACCAACGACGTTTCTGCTTGAGCAGAAACACTAGCAGCTAACAACACAGCAGTTAATACAGAGGTCTTTACCGTTTTCATAACAATAGAATTAAACATAATGGATTCCT
The Shewanella sp. KX20019 DNA segment above includes these coding regions:
- a CDS encoding TIGR02444 family protein produces the protein MTFLNNLDLSLWQDCDDIYRKHQQLCLSFQDEHQVNVNLLLLALWLDSQEKMLSATQWQTLQQDTLKWEEKVLLPYRKLRRLSKSCLSDTEYQQMLEVELMLERKSQRLILHALNQLAWQGDSSNLSSYLALFNLCSEHYPCLTSAASTTHV
- a CDS encoding TIGR04219 family outer membrane beta-barrel protein; this translates as MKKTLLACALLGSLVGTSAHAASVVGFKVGGDYWQADTSGTFAERGQPQQEFNYKDDSQGSVWLAIEHPIPLVPNVKIRENRLEGKGSMSGADFSFNDNRFIGDVNATTDLSNTDFVLYYEILDNDIVALDIGAAYKVMHGEFRVSDAGHPESKDIDSGIVMGYVDAQVGIPGLGLYGFADVMMGVDESNVYDYSIGLGWNFDGAAVDYRIRAGYRDFKFDVNGFDGVTADMQFKGYFAGVELVF
- a CDS encoding DUF2333 family protein: MQMTWKKGVGIAAVIFFIGYLMAVWWSIEPDVIEQEVYQQDNGRQVTGYATTTSLILTVEALLDKPGGWLSNDVTPPSILMDNMPAFEFGAIEQARDLALIMRKEFSRSQSQSTADKDLLAAHSKLNIEHTSWLVPSAESEYRDAVKLLKLYRGRMIATENPDAQFYARADNLNEWLKEIQKRLGSMSQRLSASVGQERLNTDLSGDSSASQSTPGYVAQEIKTSWWKIDDVFYETRGATWALLNFMKAIEVDFADVLKKKNAQVSLRQIIRELEETQQSVWSPLILNGSGFGVVANHSLVMANYISRANAAVIDLTNLLTQG
- a CDS encoding copper chaperone PCu(A)C: MEFKTLKQIFKQLFNLTLLSCFSFTAFAQVMLVDGYVRAMPPSVPNTAAYITLENHGPATRLIAVEAPFAKEAQLHTLVDEDGMIKMRQVDGIDIDSHGSLVLSESGNHIMLLGLTTPLAEESKVDLTLTFSDGKQQLISLPVKKQASLVESEHHHHH
- a CDS encoding enoyl-CoA hydratase-related protein — encoded protein: MSTIQVKDDNGVRIITFNRPDKRNALNLQMYTRLTEYLIQGESDNEIRAFMFRGQAECFTSGNDVADFLKNSNLGVDHPAFRFLFCLLDLKKPVVAAVTGSAVGIGTTLLLHCDLVYADASAKFQLPFVRLALVPEAGASMLLPQIVGPVKAAELIMLGESFNAAAAHSYGLINDVIDSDDIFQFALHKAKLLAQQPPISLQATKRLMRYNREEVRTQMKKELAEFATRLASDEAKSRFAAFLKK
- a CDS encoding PspC domain-containing protein; the encoded protein is MADFINRLKDPSSLVCGVAAAMADKFDWSCLWTRVVCALAVFCNPAMGLVIYFVLALVLPKWEKPC